One window from the genome of Aphelocoma coerulescens isolate FSJ_1873_10779 unplaced genomic scaffold, UR_Acoe_1.0 HiC_scaffold_182, whole genome shotgun sequence encodes:
- the LOC138101024 gene encoding class II histocompatibility antigen, M beta 1 chain translates to MLPLLLLALGAPGAAPFVIQVASWCSLATNGSFVATNATLGLLLALAQVPLVCGDFGGPRGPRAVPCPGGGPLAPLGESLARDLNRDPRWGQRLRERRRLCGQLPGRVWPPRSAPPRLRVLASRSGPGPAPLALTCHAWGFTPAEVTLRWFRNGVAVEDPRERLRVLPVGDGTFRAQVSVEVAAAASGDAFECSALHPSLEEPVSVRWAPGLSPGLALLVALATLSLLLGLLLFTFGLCRYLGPSPTPGYTPLPGATYAGSI, encoded by the exons ATgttgccgctgctgctgctggcgctCGGCGCCCCCGGGGCGG ccccgTTCGTCATCCAGGTGGCCTCGTGGTGCTCCTTGGCCACCAACGGCTCCTTCGTGGCCACCAACGCCacgctggggctgctgctggcgcTGGCCCAGGTGCCCCTGGTGTGCGGGGATTTCGGGGGCCCGCGGGGTCCCCGCGCCGTCCCCTGCCCCGGGGGGGGTCCGCTGGCCCCCCTGGGGGAGTCGCTGGCCCGTGACCTCAACCGGGACCCGCGCtggggccagcggctgcgggAACGCCGCCGCCTCTGCGGGCAACTGCCGGGCCGCGTGTGGCCACCGCGGAGCG CGCCGCCGCGCCTCCGCGTGCTCGCCTcgcgctccggccccggcccggccccgctggcccTGACGTGCCACGCCTGGGGCTTCACCCCCGCCGAGGTCACCCTGAGGTGGTTCCGGAACGGGGTCGCGGTCGAGGACCCTCGGGAACGGCTCCGGGTGCTGCCGGTGGGGGACGGAACCTTCCGGGCCCAGGTGAGCGTCgaggtggcggcggcggcgagcgGCGACGCCTTCGAGTGCTCGGCGCTGCACCCCAGCCTGGAGGAGCCCGTCAGCGTCCGCTGGG ctcccgggctctccccagGCCTGGCTCTCCTGGtggctttggccacgctctcgCTGCTTTTGGGCCTCCTCCTCTTCACCTTCGGCCTCTGCCGCTACCTGGGCCCATCCCCCACGCCAG GTTACACGCCGCTGCCGGGTGCCACCTACGCAG GAAGCATCTGA